Proteins from a genomic interval of Caulobacter sp. NIBR1757:
- a CDS encoding GspE/PulE family protein, producing MPTLAQGRIEGARRLAEALGLLAADRERLRAAVASAGQPPAVAASLLGLAGDAAIAAASAALHGAPLWDGDDEPSALGPVSLNEKYLAENHALVLEDHPDRLVVGLVDAGGEDVRRGLRFAAGKPVELRTIPFSLWRAARTRAVAAEAPAGPDGGTLEDAERLRDFARDAPVVRYLDGLLERALAERASDIHLEQKADRCLVRIRVDGALRDLEPLAPAFGSGVVARIKVLADLDVASVRAPQDGRATASIRGALTDLRISTTPTVFGESAVVRLLTRHGVDFTVDSLGFDAAFRETFAQQLRRPYGLILVTGPTGSGKTTTLYAALRKLATRERKVLTIEDPIEYVFDGINQTQVNEAAGVTFASSLRAFLRHDPDVILVGEIRDSETARLAVQAALTGHLVLATLHTNDAATAPARLADMGVERYLLAGVLIGASAQRLTPRLCEACKAPRAATADEAAVFEAHGIAAGEVRLHEAAGCRACNGAGRVGRVPLGEIFTVDEAIERMISTGAPTADIRRQLSGRADFATLAHDALRHAARGEVSLEDVYRATSL from the coding sequence TTGCCGACCCTGGCCCAGGGCCGCATCGAGGGCGCCCGGCGGCTGGCCGAGGCGCTGGGACTGCTGGCCGCCGACCGTGAGCGCCTGCGGGCCGCCGTGGCGTCAGCGGGACAGCCGCCGGCAGTGGCGGCCAGCCTGCTGGGCCTGGCCGGGGACGCCGCCATCGCCGCGGCCAGCGCCGCCCTGCACGGCGCCCCGCTGTGGGACGGCGACGACGAGCCGTCGGCCCTGGGGCCGGTGTCGCTGAACGAGAAGTACCTGGCCGAGAATCACGCCCTGGTGCTGGAGGACCATCCCGACCGGCTGGTAGTCGGCCTGGTCGACGCCGGTGGCGAGGATGTGCGGCGGGGCTTGCGGTTCGCGGCCGGCAAGCCGGTCGAACTGCGCACCATCCCCTTCAGCCTGTGGCGGGCGGCGCGGACGCGGGCCGTGGCGGCCGAGGCCCCGGCCGGTCCCGATGGCGGCACGCTGGAAGACGCCGAGCGATTGCGCGACTTCGCCCGCGACGCGCCGGTGGTGCGTTATCTCGACGGCCTGCTGGAGCGGGCCCTGGCCGAGCGGGCCAGCGACATCCACCTGGAGCAGAAGGCCGACCGCTGCCTGGTGCGCATCCGCGTCGATGGGGCGTTGCGCGATCTGGAGCCGCTGGCGCCGGCCTTCGGCTCGGGCGTGGTGGCGCGGATCAAGGTGCTGGCCGACCTCGACGTGGCCTCGGTGCGGGCGCCGCAGGACGGGCGGGCGACGGCCTCGATCCGGGGGGCGCTGACCGACCTGCGGATTTCGACGACGCCGACGGTGTTCGGGGAGTCGGCGGTGGTGCGGCTGCTGACCCGGCACGGGGTGGATTTCACCGTCGATTCGCTCGGCTTCGACGCGGCCTTCCGCGAGACCTTCGCTCAGCAGCTGCGCCGGCCCTACGGCCTGATCCTGGTCACCGGCCCGACCGGCAGCGGCAAGACCACGACCCTCTATGCCGCCCTGCGCAAGCTGGCGACGCGGGAACGCAAGGTGCTGACTATCGAGGATCCGATCGAATACGTCTTCGACGGCATCAACCAGACCCAGGTCAACGAGGCGGCCGGGGTGACCTTCGCCTCCTCGCTGCGCGCCTTCCTGCGCCATGATCCGGACGTCATCCTGGTCGGCGAGATCCGTGACAGCGAGACGGCCAGACTGGCGGTGCAGGCGGCCCTGACCGGCCACCTGGTGCTCGCCACCCTGCACACCAACGATGCGGCCACCGCCCCGGCCCGCCTGGCCGACATGGGGGTCGAGCGCTACCTGCTGGCCGGGGTGCTGATCGGGGCCTCGGCCCAGCGGCTGACGCCTCGGCTGTGCGAGGCCTGCAAGGCGCCGCGGGCGGCGACGGCGGACGAGGCGGCGGTGTTCGAGGCGCACGGGATCGCGGCCGGCGAGGTGCGGCTGCACGAGGCGGCCGGCTGCAGGGCCTGCAACGGCGCCGGGCGGGTGGGGCGCGTGCCGCTGGGCGAGATCTTCACCGTCGACGAGGCCATCGAGCGGATGATCTCGACCGGGGCGCCCACCGCCGACATCCGCCGCCAGCTGTCTGGCCGGGCCGACTTCGCCACCCTGGCCCACGACGCCCTGCGTCACGCGGCCCGGGGCGAGGTGTCGCTCGAGGATGTCTACCGGGCGACGTCCTTATGA
- the gspG gene encoding type II secretion system major pseudopilin GspG, protein MAGLNTGRKIKQRRDERAGYTLTEMLVVVAIIGLISAVVIPQVMGQMGKAQSRAAKLKAQTVAAAVELYSGDVGHFPTAEEGLIALVQRPGGLDSWTGPYLRTKEELLDPWGQPFQYTVGEGGGFSVSTLGADKKPGGEGADRDISVQ, encoded by the coding sequence ATGGCGGGTTTGAACACCGGCAGGAAGATCAAACAACGTCGCGATGAGCGGGCCGGCTATACGCTGACTGAAATGCTCGTTGTGGTTGCTATTATTGGATTGATCTCGGCCGTCGTTATTCCTCAGGTCATGGGCCAGATGGGCAAGGCCCAGTCGCGCGCCGCCAAGCTGAAAGCCCAGACCGTGGCCGCCGCCGTCGAGCTCTATTCCGGTGATGTCGGCCACTTCCCCACCGCCGAAGAGGGCCTGATCGCCCTGGTGCAGCGGCCGGGGGGCCTGGACAGCTGGACCGGCCCCTATCTGCGCACCAAGGAAGAGCTTCTCGATCCCTGGGGCCAGCCGTTCCAGTACACGGTCGGTGAAGGCGGGGGCTTCAGTGTGAGTACGCTCGGGGCGGACAAGAAGCCCGGCGGCGAGGGGGCGGACCGGGACATCTCGGTCCAGTAG
- the gspD gene encoding type II secretion system secretin GspD: protein MNKAIRVGAVALLLLLGACASDPRRPGGSATLPQSQPTSPAAEAAAATRVGEEPPPERQGWRDDAVGAPIAATPPVPASGSAQRIPINVLMDRAPIPAAVEAVLGEVLSRPFRIDPQVTGEVSFRMTGEMTENDILITLDQALRSANAALVASPGGGVAVVPAGNVPAFSVLPSGTSQQRSFFAGGTAIYRAQNVSAQEMVRVLTPIAEGRAQVRADSVREYVYITGDPGTVNSLVRTAELFDVEWLRGNSFQFYPLKYAGAKAVADDVRRLYGGADGPIGTQVDMIDIERLNAIIVIAKSPALLDQTMKWIERLDQPASPSEQRIRVVPLSNIKAEDLVKVVGSFFGAAAPPPGGLSGQGDAASSPGGGQVTADPRSNSIILYASDAEYQNLLQIVRRLDVPPPQILIEGTVAEVRLNDKLNLGVQWFLQNNPEVTGGFATVGNGNLALTFPGLSLQYLGPDFKVAINALSSVTDVEVVSTPRLLVLANETATLQVGDQVPIITQSSTGDQQTSLTVNAVSYRDTGVLLTVTPRVGEGGRIFIDIEQEVSDVSETTTSEINSPTIAQRKFRTQIAVDNGQVIALGGLIRTTRTKGDSGVPLLSQIPIAGALFRERANVKGRTELVVFLKATLVRDRADADRVTKDIASGLTTLGFGRDRR, encoded by the coding sequence ATGAACAAGGCCATCCGGGTCGGCGCGGTCGCGCTGCTGTTGCTGCTGGGCGCCTGCGCGAGCGATCCGCGCCGGCCGGGCGGCAGCGCCACCCTGCCCCAGTCGCAGCCCACCTCGCCCGCCGCCGAGGCCGCCGCCGCCACGCGGGTGGGCGAAGAGCCGCCGCCGGAACGCCAGGGCTGGCGCGACGACGCCGTCGGCGCTCCCATTGCCGCGACGCCGCCTGTTCCCGCCAGCGGCTCGGCGCAACGCATCCCGATCAACGTGCTGATGGACCGCGCCCCGATTCCCGCCGCCGTCGAGGCGGTGCTGGGCGAGGTGCTGAGCCGGCCGTTCCGCATCGATCCCCAGGTCACCGGCGAGGTCTCCTTCCGGATGACCGGCGAGATGACCGAAAATGATATCCTGATCACCCTCGACCAGGCCCTGCGCAGCGCCAATGCCGCCCTCGTCGCCTCGCCGGGCGGCGGGGTGGCCGTGGTGCCGGCCGGCAATGTCCCGGCCTTCTCGGTCCTGCCGAGCGGAACCTCGCAGCAGCGCAGCTTCTTCGCCGGCGGCACGGCCATCTACCGGGCCCAGAATGTCAGCGCCCAGGAGATGGTCCGGGTGCTGACCCCCATCGCCGAGGGCCGCGCCCAGGTGCGGGCCGACAGCGTGCGCGAGTATGTCTACATCACCGGCGACCCCGGCACGGTGAACAGCCTGGTCCGTACCGCCGAGCTGTTCGACGTCGAATGGCTGCGCGGCAACAGCTTCCAGTTCTATCCGCTGAAATACGCCGGGGCCAAGGCCGTGGCCGACGACGTGCGCCGCCTCTACGGCGGCGCCGACGGCCCCATCGGCACCCAGGTCGACATGATCGACATCGAGCGGCTGAACGCCATCATCGTCATCGCCAAGTCGCCAGCCCTGCTGGACCAGACGATGAAATGGATCGAGCGCCTCGACCAGCCGGCCTCGCCGAGCGAACAGCGCATCCGCGTCGTGCCCCTGTCGAACATCAAGGCCGAGGACCTCGTGAAGGTGGTTGGCTCCTTCTTCGGCGCCGCCGCGCCGCCGCCCGGCGGCCTGTCCGGCCAGGGTGACGCCGCCTCCTCGCCCGGCGGCGGCCAGGTGACGGCCGACCCGCGCAGCAACTCGATCATCCTCTACGCCAGCGACGCCGAGTACCAGAACCTGCTGCAGATCGTGCGCCGCCTCGATGTGCCGCCGCCGCAGATCCTCATCGAGGGCACGGTCGCGGAGGTGCGGCTGAACGACAAGCTGAACCTCGGCGTCCAATGGTTCCTGCAGAACAACCCGGAGGTCACCGGCGGCTTCGCCACGGTCGGCAACGGCAACCTCGCCCTCACCTTCCCCGGCCTGTCGCTGCAGTACCTCGGCCCCGACTTCAAGGTGGCGATCAACGCCCTGTCGTCGGTCACCGATGTCGAGGTGGTCTCCACCCCGCGCCTGCTGGTGCTGGCCAACGAGACCGCCACCCTGCAGGTCGGCGACCAGGTGCCGATCATCACCCAGAGCTCGACCGGCGACCAGCAGACCAGCCTGACGGTCAACGCCGTCAGCTACCGCGACACCGGCGTCCTGCTGACCGTCACCCCGCGCGTCGGCGAGGGCGGCCGCATCTTCATCGACATCGAGCAGGAGGTCTCGGACGTCTCCGAAACCACCACCTCCGAGATCAACTCGCCGACCATCGCCCAGCGCAAGTTCCGCACCCAGATCGCCGTCGACAACGGCCAGGTCATCGCCCTCGGCGGCCTGATCCGCACCACCCGCACCAAGGGCGACTCAGGCGTGCCCCTGCTCAGCCAGATCCCCATCGCCGGGGCCCTGTTCCGCGAGCGGGCCAATGTGAAGGGCCGCACCGAGCTGGTGGTCTTCCTGAAAGCCACCCTGGTCCGCGACCGGGCCGACGCCGACCGGGTGACCAAGGACATCGCGTCCGGCCTGACCACCCTCGGATTCGGGCGTGACCGGCGCTAG
- a CDS encoding prepilin peptidase, producing the protein MQTAAALILGGLAAVLGLAWPSWKPAGARAPTLWMAAALVVLFTVLASFSRWSLLPAGAILIFLALTDLRRFSLPTAGLALLGIAIALDLLQHPLTAWPRLLTGAIALIAFLALRHFSGKPPRLGFGDVVLAGLAAMLIDWRLAPLAFALAALAPLALQRLTGRAGPVPFGFWLALATLIAAPWPHEYV; encoded by the coding sequence ATGCAAACCGCCGCGGCCCTGATCCTTGGGGGCCTCGCCGCCGTCCTCGGCCTGGCCTGGCCCAGTTGGAAGCCGGCCGGCGCCAGGGCCCCGACCCTGTGGATGGCCGCCGCCCTCGTCGTCCTTTTCACCGTCCTGGCGTCCTTCAGCCGCTGGTCCCTGCTGCCGGCCGGCGCCATCCTGATCTTCCTGGCCCTCACCGACCTGCGCCGCTTCTCCCTGCCCACGGCCGGCCTCGCCCTGCTCGGCATCGCCATCGCCCTGGATCTCCTCCAGCACCCCCTGACCGCCTGGCCTCGCCTGCTCACCGGCGCGATCGCCCTCATTGCCTTCCTCGCCCTGCGCCACTTCTCCGGCAAGCCGCCCCGGCTCGGCTTCGGCGACGTCGTCCTGGCAGGCCTCGCCGCCATGCTCATCGACTGGCGACTGGCCCCCCTCGCCTTCGCCCTCGCCGCCCTCGCGCCCCTCGCCCTTCAGCGCCTGACCGGCCGCGCCGGCCCCGTCCCCTTCGGCTTCTGGCTGGCCCTGGCGACCCTGATCGCCGCGCCCTGGCCACATGAATATGTCTAG
- a CDS encoding M1 family aminopeptidase encodes MTPLRYRLHLAPDPAAGAFTGEVTVEFAIDAAAEAFMLDCLDLAIDGAWVDDAPAAWRLDGDKLVVTPPAPLANPASVRLTYAGRLSETPRGLYRGEGFVASQLQPNHARRVFPCLDDPAHRAVLDLSVAVPEGWTALSNAAVTANAGGVTRFAPSPPLPTHLMALALGAFRTISAGPVSLHTLAPGPSDAWVLQTAVAALAVFGDWLGVPYPFGKLDLVLLPEIGVAGMENTGAIFLRQAALARPTREAATLIAHEIAHQWFGGLVTPAGWEELWLNEGFATWLAPRAVAADLADDAAEVAALRAALIGDSGPGARPLSGPVPDDPSRLFDILTYRKGAALLRMLEGWIGETAMRAGLGRYLQDHALGVARSADLWAALEAASGQPVAAVAGDFVRRIGPARIALRWRDRTVHLAQRGDDLVSLPVNLRIATESGEVRQTLLLEGPTASLTLPGEVRWAVADGYFRTTYPDGPPPLSALTGSEAVVLVEDAWLALWAGETDLPAFLHLAGEALSAGRAAAVLRPHLADLRDLLASGPRQAVFDAWLAGLDPPQPIPVFADLKARLADDEEAAVAGLCALTDPACLSDQLALLDRWPVLAAEGLLANPAVRAAAWEHLKLHWDRLGEPVQGLGGRGLVAGLAAFADPAIAGAILQFFQDRPPPPGLRGALDRIASRAAFRDWARTAMDAFLLRQGAEGPAGDSQPVLAALNAGFQGALAQRAMLEGLGLTPPPWMHTLQNLRGALAAAERPWLQSLRGPAPVPTDLAHRLVEDLEAAAAQLAALTAKLPDTKDRDAALIVAAGLARAAITAERRTELAVLAAALTEDEAAARPLRAVLADRRAASAIAQAWIADPPRIPTRFQRLDLQNDAALAAGQLRLLAQDLRLALEGAAPDAWSAFGFDARTTELWRAAGFADAEAAAAWRLRGFAPKAARDLAAQGADPAALRRRPLANPAPALPVTLPDGTVLKVEQAADPAIRAGGLMNRDSLPPRGGMLFVFPDDRPRPITMAGVRFALDALWLGPDGTIRHIEAAAPAWRPQALPADPERARCRYLLELAAGAVGRLGLKVGDRLAFAV; translated from the coding sequence GTGACGCCGCTCCGCTACCGCCTGCATCTCGCGCCCGACCCCGCCGCCGGCGCCTTCACCGGCGAGGTGACGGTCGAATTCGCTATCGATGCGGCAGCCGAGGCCTTCATGCTCGATTGCCTCGACCTCGCCATCGACGGCGCCTGGGTCGATGACGCGCCCGCCGCCTGGCGCCTGGACGGCGACAAGCTGGTCGTGACGCCCCCGGCGCCCCTCGCCAACCCGGCCAGCGTCCGCCTGACCTACGCCGGCCGCCTGTCCGAAACCCCGCGCGGCCTCTATCGCGGCGAAGGCTTCGTCGCCAGCCAGCTGCAGCCCAACCACGCCCGCCGCGTCTTTCCCTGTCTCGACGATCCCGCCCACCGCGCCGTCCTCGACCTCAGCGTCGCGGTTCCGGAAGGCTGGACCGCCCTCTCCAATGCCGCCGTCACGGCCAACGCAGGCGGCGTCACCCGCTTCGCCCCGTCCCCGCCCCTGCCGACCCACCTGATGGCCCTCGCCCTCGGCGCCTTCCGCACCATCAGCGCGGGCCCTGTCTCGCTCCACACCCTCGCCCCCGGCCCCAGCGACGCCTGGGTTCTGCAGACCGCCGTCGCCGCCTTGGCCGTCTTCGGCGACTGGCTCGGCGTCCCCTATCCGTTCGGCAAGCTGGACCTCGTCCTCCTGCCCGAGATCGGCGTCGCCGGCATGGAGAACACCGGGGCCATCTTCCTGCGCCAGGCCGCCCTCGCCCGCCCGACCCGCGAGGCCGCCACCCTGATCGCCCACGAGATCGCCCACCAGTGGTTCGGCGGCCTGGTCACCCCGGCCGGCTGGGAGGAGCTCTGGCTCAACGAGGGCTTCGCCACCTGGCTGGCCCCCAGGGCGGTGGCCGCCGATCTCGCCGACGATGCGGCCGAGGTCGCCGCCCTGCGCGCCGCCCTCATCGGCGACAGTGGCCCGGGCGCGCGGCCGCTGAGCGGTCCGGTCCCCGACGATCCCTCCCGGCTGTTCGATATTCTCACCTATCGCAAGGGCGCGGCCCTGCTGCGCATGCTCGAAGGCTGGATCGGCGAGACCGCCATGCGAGCCGGGCTCGGCCGCTACCTGCAGGACCACGCCCTCGGCGTCGCCCGCTCCGCCGACCTGTGGGCGGCGCTGGAGGCCGCCAGCGGCCAGCCGGTCGCCGCCGTGGCCGGCGATTTCGTCCGCCGCATCGGCCCCGCCCGCATCGCCCTGCGCTGGCGGGACCGGACCGTCCACCTGGCCCAGCGGGGCGACGACCTGGTCAGCCTGCCGGTCAACCTGCGGATCGCCACCGAAAGCGGCGAGGTTCGCCAGACCCTGCTGCTGGAAGGCCCCACGGCCAGCCTGACCCTGCCGGGCGAGGTCCGCTGGGCTGTCGCCGACGGCTATTTCCGCACCACCTATCCGGACGGGCCGCCGCCGCTGTCGGCCCTCACCGGGTCCGAGGCCGTCGTTTTGGTCGAGGACGCCTGGCTGGCGCTCTGGGCCGGCGAGACCGACCTGCCCGCCTTCCTGCACCTGGCCGGCGAGGCCCTGTCCGCCGGCCGCGCCGCCGCCGTGCTGCGCCCCCACCTCGCCGACCTGCGCGACCTGCTGGCGAGCGGCCCGCGCCAGGCGGTGTTCGACGCCTGGCTGGCCGGCCTCGACCCGCCCCAGCCGATACCCGTCTTCGCCGACCTTAAGGCCCGCCTCGCCGACGACGAGGAGGCCGCCGTCGCCGGCCTCTGCGCCCTCACCGACCCAGCCTGCCTGTCCGACCAGCTGGCCCTGCTCGACCGCTGGCCCGTGCTGGCGGCCGAAGGCCTGCTGGCCAACCCCGCCGTCCGCGCCGCCGCCTGGGAACACCTCAAGCTCCATTGGGACCGGCTGGGCGAGCCGGTGCAGGGGCTCGGCGGCCGCGGCCTGGTCGCCGGCCTCGCCGCCTTCGCCGATCCCGCTATCGCCGGCGCCATTCTCCAATTCTTCCAGGACCGGCCGCCGCCGCCCGGACTGCGGGGCGCCCTCGACCGCATCGCCAGCCGCGCCGCCTTCCGCGACTGGGCCCGGACGGCGATGGACGCCTTCCTGCTCCGCCAGGGCGCCGAGGGTCCGGCCGGCGACAGCCAGCCGGTGCTGGCCGCGCTGAACGCCGGCTTCCAGGGCGCCCTGGCCCAGCGCGCCATGCTGGAGGGCTTGGGCCTGACGCCGCCGCCCTGGATGCATACCCTGCAGAACCTGCGCGGCGCCCTGGCCGCCGCCGAGCGGCCGTGGCTGCAGAGCCTGCGCGGTCCCGCGCCCGTTCCGACCGACCTCGCCCATCGCCTGGTCGAGGATCTCGAGGCCGCCGCCGCCCAGCTCGCCGCCCTGACGGCCAAGCTCCCCGACACCAAGGACCGCGACGCGGCCCTCATCGTCGCCGCCGGCCTGGCGCGGGCCGCCATTACCGCCGAGCGCCGAACCGAGCTGGCCGTCCTCGCCGCCGCCCTGACCGAGGACGAGGCCGCCGCCCGGCCGCTGCGCGCCGTCCTCGCTGACCGCCGCGCCGCCTCCGCCATCGCCCAGGCCTGGATCGCCGATCCGCCGCGCATCCCCACCCGCTTCCAGCGTCTGGACCTGCAGAACGACGCCGCCCTCGCCGCCGGCCAGCTGCGCCTCCTGGCCCAGGACCTGCGGCTGGCGCTGGAGGGCGCGGCGCCCGATGCCTGGAGCGCCTTCGGGTTCGACGCTCGCACGACCGAGCTCTGGCGGGCCGCCGGCTTCGCGGACGCGGAGGCCGCCGCCGCCTGGCGCCTGCGCGGCTTCGCGCCGAAGGCGGCCCGCGACCTCGCCGCCCAGGGCGCCGATCCGGCCGCCCTGCGCCGCCGCCCCCTGGCCAATCCCGCCCCGGCCCTGCCGGTCACCCTGCCGGACGGGACGGTGCTCAAGGTCGAGCAGGCCGCCGATCCGGCCATCCGCGCCGGGGGACTGATGAACCGTGACAGCCTGCCCCCGCGCGGCGGCATGCTGTTCGTCTTCCCGGACGACCGCCCCCGGCCGATCACCATGGCCGGGGTCCGCTTCGCCCTCGACGCCCTGTGGCTGGGGCCGGACGGAACGATTCGTCACATCGAGGCGGCGGCCCCCGCCTGGCGCCCGCAGGCCCTGCCGGCCGACCCGGAACGGGCCCGCTGCCGCTACCTGCTGGAGCTGGCCGCCGGCGCCGTCGGCCGCCTTGGCCTCAAGGTCGGAGACCGTCTCGCCTTCGCCGTTTGA
- a CDS encoding acyl-CoA synthetase, with protein sequence MHPTVFAKSHPDRAAYIMAGTGETVTYKQLDERSNQGAQLFRSLGLGVGDVIAICMENNARYFEIAWAGQRSGLYYTCISSKLTAGEMEYILRDCGAKVLITSAAMGDLADEIATLVPDLKLYMVGGTRGPYESFEAARDAMPTTPIADETAGSDMLYSSGTTGRPKGVKPALSGLPIDAPNALQMMTTGLFGFPEGCVYLSPAPLYHAAPLRWCMSVHKLGGTVIVMERFDPETALALIEKYRIDCGQFVPTHFVRMLKLPEEVRARYDISSMKSAVHAAAPCPVPVKEQMIGWWGPVIHEYYAGTEGNGFCYIGSTDWLAHKGSVGKAVLGSLRICDEEGDPLPARAEGQVYFADGPPINYHNDPQKTADSYNKHGWTSLGDVGWMDEDGFLYLTDRKSFMIISGGVNIYPQEIENLLVTHPKVTDVAVVGGPHEEMGEQVIAVIQPASGAGDPELAAELLAFCRANLSHVKTPRVIDFMEELPRHPTGKLYKRLIRDAYWGKTDGKIV encoded by the coding sequence ATGCATCCCACCGTCTTCGCCAAAAGCCACCCCGACCGCGCCGCCTACATCATGGCGGGGACCGGCGAGACGGTGACCTACAAACAGCTCGACGAGCGCTCCAACCAGGGCGCCCAGCTGTTCCGTTCGCTGGGCCTTGGGGTCGGCGACGTCATCGCCATCTGCATGGAGAACAACGCCCGCTACTTCGAGATCGCCTGGGCGGGCCAGCGGTCGGGTCTCTACTACACCTGCATCTCGTCCAAGCTGACGGCCGGCGAGATGGAGTACATCCTGCGCGACTGCGGGGCCAAGGTGCTGATCACCTCGGCGGCCATGGGCGACCTGGCCGACGAGATCGCCACCCTGGTTCCCGACCTCAAGCTCTACATGGTCGGCGGAACCCGCGGCCCCTACGAGAGCTTTGAAGCCGCCCGCGACGCCATGCCGACGACGCCGATCGCCGACGAGACGGCCGGTTCGGACATGCTCTACTCTTCCGGCACCACCGGCCGGCCCAAGGGCGTCAAGCCGGCCCTGAGCGGCCTGCCGATCGATGCCCCCAACGCCCTGCAGATGATGACCACCGGCCTGTTCGGCTTCCCCGAGGGCTGCGTCTACCTCTCGCCGGCCCCGCTGTACCACGCCGCCCCCCTGCGCTGGTGCATGAGCGTTCACAAGCTGGGCGGCACCGTCATCGTCATGGAGAGGTTCGATCCGGAAACCGCCCTGGCCCTGATCGAAAAGTACAGGATCGACTGCGGCCAGTTCGTGCCGACCCACTTCGTGCGCATGCTGAAGCTGCCCGAGGAGGTGCGCGCCAGGTACGACATCTCCAGCATGAAGTCGGCCGTCCACGCCGCCGCCCCCTGCCCGGTCCCGGTCAAGGAACAGATGATCGGCTGGTGGGGTCCGGTGATCCACGAATACTACGCCGGCACCGAGGGCAACGGCTTCTGCTACATCGGGTCCACCGACTGGCTGGCCCACAAGGGCTCGGTCGGCAAGGCGGTGCTGGGCTCCCTGCGCATCTGCGACGAGGAAGGCGACCCCCTGCCGGCCCGCGCTGAAGGTCAGGTCTATTTCGCCGACGGCCCGCCGATCAACTACCACAACGACCCGCAGAAGACGGCCGACAGCTACAACAAGCACGGCTGGACCAGCCTGGGCGATGTCGGCTGGATGGACGAGGACGGCTTCCTCTACCTCACCGACCGCAAGAGCTTCATGATCATCTCCGGCGGGGTGAACATCTATCCGCAGGAGATCGAAAACCTGCTGGTCACCCACCCCAAGGTCACCGACGTGGCCGTGGTCGGCGGGCCGCACGAGGAGATGGGCGAACAAGTCATCGCCGTCATCCAGCCGGCGTCGGGCGCCGGCGATCCGGAACTGGCCGCCGAACTGCTGGCCTTCTGCCGCGCCAACCTCAGCCATGTGAAGACGCCACGCGTCATCGACTTCATGGAGGAACTGCCGCGCCACCCGACCGGCAAGCTCTACAAGCGGCTGATCCGCGACGCCTATTGGGGCAAGACGGACGGCAAGATCGTCTGA